The DNA region TGCTGCACGATAAAGGGGTTgaggcgcggcgagcgcgtgctACAGATGACGAGTGCAATTGTCTGGGCGGCCATGTTTCTCGTGATTCCGTGGTAAATGAATAGCCGCCCTATAGGACTGAGCCCAATCACGGGTTGAGAGTTTTATAAGTGCTACCTTAGCTAGCAGAATGAGTCAAGTTCTGACTGATATACAAGGATGAGTTACGTTATAGCCTACATGTAGACGCACTACGGCGCTCTTGCGACTATTAGATAAGCTGAGGTGAGATTGACTCTACTAATCCGATCATTATTGCGACTCGGGAATAATCGTCCTTTATCAAAACTCGCGGGGCAACACGCCTCCCAACTTAGTGAAGCAAATAAAAGCGTACCCTCACTAAACCAACGAGAGTACTTGCTGCCGGCACTGACATACTACTATAGTCTCGACTCCCTCGGCGAGTGTATTTTACGTGCCCGTGTCTATAAGGGTAGCCTGGGCTTAAACGCAACGAGTCACCAATCGAGTATAGACTGGTGTGCCATTCACTTCATACAATCCGTGCTCATTTATCACTGTTCCATACATGTAGCGACTCGGCCCGTCGGCTTCACGTTTTATACCCCCTCTAATACCTCCATTACATTCTCTACCATGCGAGCGAAGAGACGAGGCCTTGAATTGATCCGCCACTGACGTATGCCTGATGTATCCGTTGTGTGAACCCCGCTTTGACATAAGGTTCTCGTGGTGATATTACTGCCCGCCTTCAACGCTGATTCTCAGACCAGGGCCAATTGCCCAACCATTATCCGTCACATCATAGCAAACCATCATAAAATTCAGACTCAGACATAATGGCCAACGCGGGATCGCGGCGCGAGTACGAGACGTTTCCGGCGTCGCAGGTGACGGACGCCATGcttgagcaggcggcggccctcttCAGCGAAAACTACGGCACCTGGGGCGCCAAGGCGGAGCAGCCGGGCAAGCcagtgacgatgacggcgcacCGACTGCGAGATGAGTTCatgccgcccggcgccgacgtaTCGTACACGCgcgtcaaggtcgacggGCAGCCGGCAGGTCACGCACTGGCGTGCCGCTGGAAGCACGGCGGGCAAACAGTATGTTGGAtcacgcagctcgtcgtcgataAGCGCTTCCGCACGCATGGGCTGGCACGTGGGCTGCTGACCACGCTGCGCGAGCATTCCGATGATGTGTACGGGCTGGCGAGCTCCAACCCGGTCGAGtgcctggccgcggcgagctcgttTGGATGTAAGTGAAGGCGCTGTCTTAAGAATGACAGGATGACGAGCGCTAATAATGGGCGCTACATACAGCACACATACAGCTCCTGTCGCTAGACTACGTCAAGAACATGGCAGAGGCCGTGATGAAATCGTCGCCCATCCCTTACGTCCGCGATGCCAAGCTATGTGGCAAGCTTTTCGGCGACTCGTCAAATGGCCTCGTGGCGGGCATCAACTCACAATTTTATATCGACCACGCCGAGCCCAtgcaggcgctcgaggagattAAGAAGCACTGGGACTGGCCGCTAGGTGACTTGCCCGACGGGTGTGAGTATCTAGTAGTGATGCCAAGTACGCGCGTCCGCCGACATTAAGCTGCGGTAAATATCATGAGTCGTACTATTAGCAAAGGAAGAAAACTGTCGCCGCAAAGGAGTTCTacctttttttttattttttatttttatttttagGTGCGCGTGCCACCCCCATGCCGTGCCGGCTACATGTATTTTTGGTGCGCAGGTGGGACGGGACAGGCGATATCTCAACTGAACTTCAATTGAACTACATCGTCATATTAAACCGCTTCGTCATAACGCCCGCGCGTGCCGGCAGGGCTCAATTCGCTTGAAAAACGTATTTCCTCCAATGTCAGAATATCGGAGCGTTCCCGGGCCCGGCCTGTGCCCATGACTGCGCCCGTGAGACATGCCCTCGCcaccacgccgacggcgccatcaccgcccggCACGGCCCGGAAAAACAAATGCCTGATGTCATGACATCGTTGGAAACAGCGGAAACGTGTTCTTCAAGCGAATTGAgccctgccggcgcgggTGCTGCGTTGTGACAATGTGGTTCAATTGAGATGTGGGCGTGTGTCAagtcgcgccgcccggctggCACGGCATGGGGGCGGGGCGCTGGCCCAGAAAAATGTGGAACATCTGTGCGGCCAACACTTAGTACGTACTCTTCTTGAAAGCGAAGGGAAAATGACTGGTTTTTAGATATATTGAATTGACTGCAATTGCAAGTttgtatgtgtgtgtatatGTGCgtatgtgtatgtgtgtgtgtgtttgtgtgaGTGCATTTAGCGGTGCCTCTTTTTCTGTCCATCGCTTGCTCCTTTATCTTCAATCTTCTGTTATCAAATTGTGGCATACCCCTCTAAGACACTCATTTCGTGTCATTGTCTGAAAGTAGAAGATGGCACTACTCCTCCATTCCTTAGTTCCGACTACATGATCAATTGGAATGTTCTGTCGATATATATCTATTTCGGGAACTTTCGTTGGCTCTCAGCTCACTCGCTCATTGTTCCATTCTCGAGCTGATGATGGTAAACCGATCGGGACGTCGCCCTACTCGCTGCTGAATCTTCCGAGTCAGTAGATGAAGCACTCCCTTGTCTGGTGTCCCGGCAACGGCTGAAGAACCCATCGCCGTCTTGAGGAAGTCATTCCTTTGCAACTTTAGAGTTACCCGGCGCCATGCACTCGGAGCGACTGGGATGATGTGGTTGCTGCGTCGTTGCCTGGACTGGGGCAAGCCATGCTATTGTTTTGGTCGAAGTTGGAGCGCCTGAGTACTATTTCAACCTGTTGGTCCAATTCCTCCTGCAATGACACTTTGACGTGGTTTCTCCTTCCATGACCTGTACTTACTTTCCTTCCCAGCAATGCGAACACGCGAGTTAAAGGCCGGACTTGTTCTGGTACTAAGTGCGGCGTCGTCTACGGCTGCACAAGACCCTTACCCGATAACTGGTGTATCAGCAAAACACCTAAATAATGATGTGCCGTTGAGAAGGAATATCCGGGACTTAGCAGCCGAGGCTGGTCCACAATGGTATGTGCTGGTCGAAACACAGCGAGTGATGTGTTTAGCTCACCGAAGCAGGGATCTTTACATCCAAGCGCTATTAGAGATGCAAAAGGCGGATTATACAGACACGCTCTCATATTTTCAAATTGAGGGCACGTACCGTTGCCAATGCTACTATGGGATTTGTCCAACTAACGA from Purpureocillium takamizusanense chromosome 3, complete sequence includes:
- a CDS encoding uncharacterized protein (EggNog:ENOG503P50T), which produces MANAGSRREYETFPASQVTDAMLEQAAALFSENYGTWGAKAEQPGKPVTMTAHRLRDEFMPPGADVSYTRVKVDGQPAGHALACRWKHGGQTVCWITQLVVDKRFRTHGLARGLLTTLREHSDDVYGLASSNPVECLAAASSFGSHIQLLSLDYVKNMAEAVMKSSPIPYVRDAKLCGKLFGDSSNGLVAGINSQFYIDHAEPMQALEEIKKHWDWPLGDLPDGCEYLVVMPSTRVRRH